The region AGGGACACTAATGCAAGGCTTGGAAAGGACGTTGGCATCTGAGGTGGTTAGAGAAACGCGTTCTGAAGTTGCTTCAGAAGATCCAAATGAAGCAAAGGCAAGGAGCAAAGAAGCAATACTAGAACCTGTGCAAACTTTAGAAACAAGTTCAAAACCTGTACGGGAACAAATAGTAGGTCATTTAGAAGCAGTATTAGAGGCTTTGCCTGGAGTGGAAGAAAAAACGATGGCATCAGAAATAGTGACGGAAGTGAGAAACTTGAAAGGAACTTTGGAATCTAATATTTTGACAGATGTGAGAGCTCAGGGGCCTACTGTAGAATATATAATTGCAACAAGGAGgacaagcacaaaaaaaaatgagccctcttcagaaacagaggaagcaatggaagcaaaatatttggagCCAGCATCAGAAGCTAGAGAAGTGAGGTGGTTGGAAAGTATGAAAGAGTCTGCAACAGTAGAGGTGAAAGGTTCTGAAACAGTCAAAGAGCCTGAGGTACACATGGATATCCAAAGTTTGGAAACTTCCCAAAAGTCTGGAAATGTGGTGGCGATGAATGTTTTAGAGGATGCTTCAGAAGCTGTTCCAGAATCTTTGCACACTGAAAAGCAAGAACATCTGCAAGTAGTTCTAGAAGCAAAACCTGCTGCAGAATGGAGGACTGCAGTAGAGGCTCCAGAGATCTTGAGTGCTGCTGAAATTAAGTCTTCTGAAGCGCTTCCAAAACCAGGGGACAGGGAAGATCTGGAAACAACACTGGAACATGAAGTGGCAGCAGAAGCACAATATGCAGAAAGGGTGCAGAGTCAACAAATGGAGGATGTGAGAGTTCCAGGTCAAGCTCAGGAATGCGAGATGCTGGTTGAGAAGAAAGATGCAGAGCAAACTCAAGCATCTGAGCCTTTAATAGCAGAAACAGTTTTTAGTTCTTCACATGCAGCAGATGAAAAAGATTCAGCACGGACTCCTGAACTTGAAATAATAAGAGACACAAAACAGTTGGAAGCAGCTCCAGCTCATGTGGCTGAAACAGAAGATTTGGAAATACCTTCTCTTTCTGAGACTGTTGTAGAGCTGAAagatgcagaagcagctgtgggGTTAGAGGCAGAGACAAAAGATTTGGAAGCAGCTCCAGTACCTCAGACCATTACAGAATCAGTTACAGTATTTGTGACAGAGGCAAGCCAGTTGGAAGCCATTCCGCAGGCCGAGGGTGTCAAAGAAGCAACTCCAGAAGAGGAGTCAGAGAAAAGAGATTCAGAAACATCCGATGTGCAACCTGATGTGGCGGCACGAATGAAGGAGACTCTGATGAGACTTGAGAAAGTTATTGAAAAAAGTAGTCATAGAAGCAGTGATAAAAAACATgatacaaagaaacaaaaaaggagtCGCTCCAAGTCTCAGTCCAGGTCTAGGAAACGGAAGAAAAAATCAAGGTCGCGTTCTACTTCCAGGCGTTTGACCTCTAAAAGAGCACGTTCTAGGAGCAGAAACTATTCAGATTCCAGAAAAAAGCATTCCAAATCTAGATCCCGATCCGTcgagaagagagagagaagagtgtCTTCCCGGAGGTCCAGGCGCAGACGTTCCAGGTCATCTGACCACTACAGGTCTAAATCCAGATCAGCAGAAAAGCGACTGTCCTCTCGAAGGTCCAGACGTAGACGTTCCAGGTCTTCTGACCGCTACAGATCTAAGTCCAGGTCAGTGGAAAAACGACTGTCCTCTGGGAGGTCCAGGCGCAGGCGTTCCAGGTCTTCTGACCGCTACAGATCTAAGTCCAGGTCAGTGGAAAAGCGACTGTCCTCTGGGAGGTCCAGGCGCAGACGTTCCAGGTCTTCTGACCGCTACCGGTCTAAGTCCAGGTCAGTGGAAAAGCGACTGTCCTCTCGAAGATCTGGGCGCAGACGTTCCAGGTCTTCTGACCGCTACAGGTCTAAGTCCAGGTCAGTGGAAAAGCGACTGTCCTCTCGAAGATCTGGGCGCAGACGTTCCAGGTCTTCTGACCGCTACAGGTCTAAGTCTAGGTCAGTGGAAAAGCGACTGTCCTCCCGAAGGTCCAGGCGGAGGCGTTCCAGATCATCTGACCGCTACAGGTCTAAATCACAGTCAGTGGAAAAGAGAGGGAGCAGGTTGTCCTCCTGGAGATCCCGCCGCAGACGTTCCAGGTCCTCTGACCGTTCTAAATCTAGATCCAGGTCTTCAGAAAAGAGAGGGGGCAAAGAATACTCATGGAGGTTCAGACATAGAGCGTCCGATTCCTCTGATCGTTCGAAATCTAGGTCAAGATCTGTTGAGAAGAGAGGTCGGAAGGCATCTCTGCGGAGGTCTAAACGTCAGCGCTCGAAGTCCTCTGACCATTACAAGTCTAGATCCAGATCAGTAGAAAAAAGAGATCGAAAGCAGTCATCGCGGAAGTCTAAACGTCAGCGCTCAAAGTCCTCTGACCGTTACAAGTCTAGATCcaaatcagtggaaaaaaagaaggagtcATCACGAAAATCTAAGCGTCGCCGCTCAAAATCTTCTGAACGTTACAAGTCTAGGTCTAGGTCTGTTGAAAAAAAGCGCAAGGAATCTTCAAAGAAATCGAAACGGAAACGTTCTAAGTCCTCTGATAGTGTTAAGTCAAGGTCCAAATCTatagaaaaaagagagagtaaGTTATCCTCAGCAAAGGGCAGTAGCAGGCATGTGGAGTCTTCTGAACTTCAGGAGTCAACCAAATGTCTTGAAAAAGTAGAAGTTCCTGAACCTTCTCTTGCAAGCGAAGGCAGCTCCTCCAAATCCTCGAATGGTCCCACGTCAGTAGCTTTGTCTGTTGAAAGAGTAAATGGCCCAGAGCTGCCACCAGCATCTGAAAGTGAATTTTCCAAAACTTTTGATAGTCTCGAGAAAAGCTCCTCATCTGTTGAAAAAACAGCGGGTCTGCAGCCTTCTGTGATGTCTGAATTTGATAGTTCCAAAACCCCAGATGACCAGGAAATGAGATCCATACctgtggaaaaaacacaggTTTCAGAGCTTTCTGTGACATCTGAGAATGGATCAGCTGAAAAAGCAGTGGCTCTTGAGTCTTCATCACTAGCTGAACTTACATACTCCACATCCAAGTCAAGATCTTCATCTGTTGAAAAAAGAGGAGATGCAGAAACTTCTTTGGTAACAGAATTTCAGCTCTCCACATCCCATGAAGATCAGTCGAGATCTACCCCTCTCAAAGAAATAGAGGGTCCAGAGCCTCTTCTGACACTTGAAAGCGGATGCTCTGTATCTTCTGGTGATTACAAGACAATCTCCTCGTCCTCTGGAAGGATGGAGGTTCAGGGATTTTCTCTGATGTCTGAAGGCGTACTCTCTGACTTGTCTGATGGTCATGAATTGAGACATATCCCTGTTGAAAAAACAGAGCTTCAGAAGTTTTTGCAAGTACCTGAAAGTGAATCTTCCAAGTTGGCTGACAGCCCTGAGTCAAGATCACCGTCTTTTGAAACAGTAGAGGCTCAAAAATCTTTTCTAGCACCTGAAGTTACATGCTCTACATTCCCTGATGTCTGTGAGTCAGCCTCCTTGCCTATTGAAAAGGGCCAGATGCAGGAGCCTTCGCTGGCTTCTGACAGTGGATACTTCAAGTCTCCTGATGGTCATGAATCAGGACCCAGCTTTGCTGCACAAGCAGAGGAGCTTCCGTTGATGTCTGAAGGTGGGTCCTTCAAATCACCTGATGGAAATGAACAAAGATCTTTATCTGTTGAAAAAGTCAAGGCTCCAGCTGTTTCCCTGACACCTGTGTGTGGTACTGTTGAGATCTCGGATGACCTCATTTCAGCATCATCTtttgaaaaaatgcaagaaattgcATTGACAACTGTAGGACAAAGCTGCACGTCTTCTGAAGTTCATGAGTCCAGATCATCTGTTGACAAAGATTTAGATGGTCCGACACTTTCACAAGTACTTGAAATTGACTGCTCTGAATCTTCTGAAATGCATGAATCGAGATACCTGCCTGCTGGAAAAATAGAGGATACAGGATCTATCTTGATGTCTAATAGTGGAATTCCTGTGTGCCATGATGGCCATAAATCAGAACAGAGTTactttgagaaaacagaaggtgCAGAACTGTCGTTGGCACCTGAGCTTAGGTGTTCTGTCTTCCCTGAAAGCTATGAATTGACATccactgcagctgaaaaaatggAGATACAGAAGCCTCCTCTCCCAAGGGAAAGTGGGTTCTCCAAGTCTGCTGATGCTTGTGAATCAGTAAGCACACCTACTGAAGAACTACAGGCCCCAGTGACTTCTCTGACATCTGAAAGTGGGCATTTCCTGTTGCCTGATAGTCATGAAGTGAGACCTATCCCGACTGAAAACGTAGAGGTGCAAAAATCATCTGAATCGCAATGCATTGCATCCCCTAATGGCCACGAGTTGAGATCCGCCTATGATGACGAAATACAGGTGCACGAGCCACCTCTGATACTGGAACGCAGATGTTCTGTTTCCTCTGATGGTCATGAGTTGACACCTACCCCTTTTGAAAAAGTTGAGGTAGAGGAGCCTTCTCAGATGTCTGAAAATGAATACACAGTAGGGCTTGATGGCCCAGGGCTGACATCAACCCCTGctgaaaaaacagagatgaGGGAGCTTTATCGGATGTCTGAAGAAAGATGTTCAGTGTCCACTGAGAGCCAGGAGTTGGAGTCACCCTCTGTTGAAACGATAGAAGTGCAAGAGCCCGCTCTGATGTCTGAAAATGAATACGCTGTATCTTGGGAGGGCCAGGAGTTGAGATCTAGTTCTCCTGAAAAGGTAGAGATGCAGGAGGCTTACGTAGTACCTGACAATGAGTATGCTGTGTCGTCTGAAGATCACGAATTGCCATCTTCCCTTGCTGAAAAAACAGAGGTACAGGAGTGTTCTCTGCTGTCTGAAAATGAATATGCTGTAACTCCTGAGGGCCAGGAGATGACAGCCAGCCCCGCTGAAAAAGAGGTTCAGGAGCCTCCTCTGACGTCTGACAGTGAATATACCATCTTCCCTGAAGGCCAAGGATTACAGTCTACCCTTGCTGAAAAAACAGTGGTGCAGGAGCCTTCAGGATTATCAGACAGTCAATATGCTGCATCCCCCGAAGGGCAGGAGTTGCTCTCTGGTCTTACTGAAAAAACAGAGGTGCAGGAGTGTTCTTTGCTGTCAGAAAATGAGTATGATGTATCCCCTGAAGGCCATGATTTGAGATCCAGTCCtattgaaaaagaagaaatggggGAACCTTCTGAAACATCTGAAAGTGAAAGTTCAATATCCACTGATAGCCAGGAGTTGCAGTCTACTGTTGTTggaaaaacagaggcacagGAGTCGTCTTTGATGTCTGAAGGTGAATGTGCCATGTCCCCTGAAGGTCAGGAGCTGCAGTCTAGCCCTGCTGAAAAAGTAGAGCCTAAGGAGCCTTCTTTGACATCTGAAAATGAACGTGCTCTGTCTCCTGAAGAGTGTGAATCAAGATTGACTCATGCTGAGAAAACAGAGGATATGGATTATTCTTTGACATCTGAAAATGACCGTCTTTTGACTTTTGAGAGCCAGGAGGTAAAATTCACCGCTGTTCAAAAAGCAGATGTGCGGGAACTTTCTCCAACACCTGAAAATGAACATGCAGCATCCCCTGATGGTCAGGAGTTGAGATTCCCCACTGTTGCAAAAGGAGATGGTCTTGAACCTTGGGCACTAAACAATAGATCCTCCATGTCCCCTGATGGCAGTGACGTGAAATCCATCCCTGTTGAAAAAATTGATGATGCAGTGCCTTCTTTAATGCCTGAAAGTGGGTGCTCCATGTCCCCTGATGGCTACAGTGTGAAATCTGGCCCTGGTGAAGAAACAGGGGATTTAGAGCCCTCTCTGATATCTGAACGTAGACATTCCACATCCTCATATCAGGAAGGCCATGAGCTGAAATCTCCAATGGAGGAGGAGGGTCTAGAGTCCTCTTTGACTTCTGAACATAGACGATCTGTGTCCCCTGAGGGCCATGACCAGAAATCTGCCAGAGATGAAGAAATGGATGATCTGGAGCCCTCTTTGACATCTGAACAGAGGCGCTCCACGTCCCCTGATGAGCATGAGTCAAGATCTAGCACTGGTGAAGAAGCAGAGTATCTGGAGCAGCCTTTGACAACGGAACGTAGATGCTCCGAGTCTTCTGATGAGTCAAGGTCTACCATTGGAGAAGAAGCAGAGGATGCAGAACCCTCCTTGACAGCTGAACGAAGAGACTCCACATCCTCTGATGAGCATGAGTCGAGGTCTACCACTGGTGAAGATATGGAAGATGGGGAGCCCTCTTTAACAGCTGAACGTAGACACTCCACGTCCTCTGATGACCGTGAGTCAAGGTCTACAGCTGGTGAAGAAATAGAGGATTTGGAGCCGCCTTTGACAGCTGAACATAGACGCTCTGTGTCTCCTGATGGACGTGAGTCAAGATCAACCACTGGTGAAGAAGCAGAGGACCAGGAGCTCTCTTTCACAGCTGAACGTAGACACTCCACATCCTCAGATGAACATGAGTCAAGGTCTACCACTGGTGAAGATGTGGAGGATGTGGAACCCTCCTTGACAGCTGAACGAAGAGATTCCACATCGTCGGATGAGCATGAGTCAAGGTCTACCACAGGTGAAGAAGTAGAGGATTTGGAACCCTCTTTGTCAACTGAACACAGACGTTCCACATCCCCTGATGGGCGTGAATCGAGATCTACCACTGGTGAAGAAGCAGATGATGTGGAGCCCTCCTTGACAGCTGAACGAAGAGATTCCACATCGTCAGATGAGCATGAGTCAAGGTCTACCACTGGTGAAGAGGGTGAGGATGTGGAGCCCTCTTTGGAAGATGAAGATAAACCTCTTGAGAGGTCGGAGGAACAGGACTCTTCCTTTATACCTGAAAGTGAGCGTTCTGAGTCTTCTGAACGTGAAAAATCTAGATCCAAATCTGTTGATAAAATGTCTGACAGAGAGTCTTCACGAAGATCTGTAAGCAGACGCTCAAAATCTCCTACTTGCCAAAAGAGTCGATCCACATCtgttgaaaaagcagcagatgaagAGTCTTCACTGAGATCTAGACGTAGACGTTCCAGGTCTGCTGCTCGCCAGAAGAGTAGATCCACATCtgttgaaaaagcagcagacaaaGAGTCTTCATGGAGGTCTAGACATAGACGCTCCAGGTCCACTGCTCGCCAAAGGAGTCGATCGACATCtgttgaaaaagcagcagacaaaGAGTCTTTGCGGAGGTCTAGACGTAGACGCTCCAGGTCCACTGCTCGCCAAAGGAGTCAATCCAAATCTGTTGAAAAAACAGCAGACAAAGAATCTTCACGGAGGTCTAGAAGCAGACGCTCCAGGTCTTCTCAGCGCAGATCCCAGAGATATGATACAGAATCTCGCTCTAGACGGAATCGCTCCAGGTCAGTAACACGGAGAAGAGCATCAAGATCAAAATCTAATCGTCGCTCTAGGTCTAGCTCATTGTCGCGTTCAAGGCACAGAAGGAGGAGTAGGTCAAGGTCAGCATCAAGAAGGCGGCGTTCTTTATCAAGAGACAGGCGTAAGAGATCTCAGAGAAATAGATCAAGATCTACtgacagaagaagaagaagatcCGATTCAAGAGATCGTAGAATATCACTCAGATTACGGAGCAGGAGTCGAACACCTATTCGTCAAAGGCGATCAAGGTCGAGAGGAAGAAGACGAAGCACTAGTAGGTCACCAATTCGACTACGGCGATCAAGATCTTCAGGGAGAAGAAGATACAGCAGATCACCTGATCGTCGTAGGTCAAGGTCATCGGAACGATTTTCAAGCAGGTCACCTAAACGTCTTACAGACTTGGGTAagtgataattttcttttcgGTATTTCCATGGTTAGGTGATACTGTGTTCATTTACATAGTCTTATTTTAATGTATCTCTGTAGCTTTCATAAAGAATTTCTTGGAAGTCATTTTGTGCATTAATTTTAGGCAGTGACTTCCAGTAGGAACTTTTATGTTGGAGCTGAATCAATGCTTACCATTTGGATGAAAGTGTACGTAGAGCAGGTTATAGAGCTTTTATACAAAGGTAGTATGTTGTGGTCTTGAGGAACACTGTTCATTGTAATAGTAAAGGCCCAGTACTTTGTAAGAAACTTAAGAATTTgtagttttaatgaaaacaaattggGCGTTAAAGAACATAGGAAAGTAAGTGCCAGTTAGAGAGTTCTTAGCTTTGTTGTCAGCTGTAATGCTTGTTTATCTGTTTCCATTACTCTGTCTTGCCTCTTTCCCATGGTAAGAACTTAATGGGAAAGGAAACTTGATTCTGAAAATATTCCCAGACCCAGCTgattggaaaataaaagaaaaaaatcctaatgaaCTGCATCTTTTCTCTGTGACTGGAGGAAGAGAGGCCTTGTAGTTTCCTTAGGTAGTAAGTTACATAAGAAGAAAGAAGGTTTTAATCTTGAGAGACGAGCTCTTGTACAGTGTGTGAGGAAGCCTCCTTTTGTGGACCTCAGGTTCTGATGCTTTTAGTCCTGTCCCATAAAGTTACTATGGAAGCCTCTCTACCAGAGAAGTATTTTTGTACAGAACATGAGAATTAATGAGCATCCTTGGATCTGCCTTCATGCTTTGATTATGCAGCAAGTCTGTGTCTATATACTTTTATTGCTGAAGTTGTAAAGGAATGTTGTCCTTTAGGGTTTTTATAAAGCTATACGCTTGCAGGGATAGTGGCAACTTGTTATTTGCAAACTGGCAGATCGAATAAGGTGTACTTTATTTTCACTCCCGATTTCTGTGACAGAGCcacatgtgcttttttccttaataaagcaaaatactggTTTATTAACAGTTTTACATGTAGTTGTATTTTACACAGGTGCACGTTTTACTCAGTGCTTATGTTTTCTGTTGGTAGCTTTCAGGCTACATACGGGGGGACTTGAGGGGACTTCCTCAAGACCTTTGAATGCTTTTCAGAGATAGCTAGGAAGTAGACTTTGGAATTTATGTTGTGTAGAAATGACCCAGTATTTCCAAAACTGGAATGAATCAGTGAAGTAAAAAAGGCATCAGAACTTCTGGGGTTTGGAGGATTTTGAGAGCTGTAATTTGGACTCCCGTGCTTTGTGTTAAATTTGTAATTTCAGTTGTCTGTTGGGTagaccaaattttaaaaagtctggaGCAACTAAGTACAATTTTAGTTATTTTCACAGAGCATAAAAATGCACAGAGTGGGTAAAatcttgtgttttctctttgtacTTTGTTTAGTCTGCCGGAAAtgcttatttattattaaaacaagaatctgtaaaaataataatttttcttaaaaaatttttttagacAAGGCCCAGCTACTTGAAATAGCCAAAGCTAATGCAGCCGCCATGTGTGCTAAGTCTGGTGTTCCCTTACCACCAAGCCTGATGCCTTTGTTATCTCAAAAGAAAGACGACAAAGCCAATCAGAAGTCATCAAGAGATACACTAAAGGAGCTCACTGAGGTAAGTGAGAACAACAGTATCAAACCTGAAAATAAGCAAATTGGTTTTTTGTGACTTTTAGGCAATCTGTCGTTCTGTGTGCTTGGTTTGTGTGTTAGGTCCTGAAAACAGGCTTTTTAATTCTATGGAAATGCATGAAATccaattattttgattttctttttttttgttttgattctgtTCTAATTTTGTACACACTGGTAGTTCTCCTTGAATCTTCTTAATAAAAACCAAAGTTTTCACTTCTAGCTTTTGGTTCTAGTGTTGTTAGTTATTtatgttcttgcttttcttagTGAATTTCACATCGTTAAATTACCTCTGGGTTACAAATCTAGTGCCCACTTCACATAGttctatatattttaatatgcaCTCTTAAGATATTTTCAGAGAATTATTGTTGCAGTTCTGTCCTGTTGCAGTTCAAGTCTACAAACGGGATCGTTTTGTTCTgaatgtggagaaaaaaatgctgcttttccttttaatgcaGTAATGTCAACTTGTTTAATTTGGTAATTTCCccctacatttttttccccagaaactagagaaaattcagaatggggaaaaaaaagtgcctttttttttttccttttttttaattgcatcatCAGTGTGACAGTTCCAAAAAATCTGCTTATGGAAATAACATCTGAAATTAAGCAATGTCAAATTGCTGAAAAGTAATCTCTTAGTTGTGTGTGGGCTAGTGCAAGCAGAAGTACTTGTTAGTAAAAAAGCTGAGACTGTGCAGATACACTGTTCAGACATCTTAAGTGGTTCTTCATGTAACCTCACCAAGATCCCG is a window of Nyctibius grandis isolate bNycGra1 chromosome 2, bNycGra1.pri, whole genome shotgun sequence DNA encoding:
- the SON gene encoding protein SON isoform X4, translated to MPEKSSSKLSVQHGGFGDVNLAVHVQPEELCLKASEGLNIQALGLISHSTTDSQQSTENLGSEKGTLCATNPPFNLEGSQSDTQENASITQTKICTREEQIKQSHENIYPIAINASEKGVLLDTGNDTLSSFPSGVPSKSEIQKDSAATLTSEVIEALKGSEVILKSKGIGEVKALDTALESETMEVLKYAEAPLQSVAQEGAKELKATSESASLASDVTTIPKSANQADLNTVNVAHMSVAMEEVKIPEAAEKSLHMGNVESLELGGVSRTLEPTLKPSVISDNLRMTLCSPMEASSVLKADVSFQHPFKISAATAVTQVEIKSAKIPLGPEAVTKVKDIEPAESSAHMENVKALEEALQPVAVVKPQTLETIMEPVGVIAEDVKAAQECVQVGAVKDVEGTTDPATLLNASGVLLQPKVLTETRSTDRTQESALPAELTDMNVAAEAKGLRATLGPIAVVQTFVTQTAPEIQMAEGFKGPRATVEVAALTGVKQQEISQATLQLENTNASRISESTLKPVTVTEAKHSEDTSLLRQPEELRESRSQSESNVRGLEATPLSLQKDVKGLGGVIRPVAMVEAKTLKTASLSLQMEGVKASEEAVHCGTVAGGLAATLDSTAVSKGSEINLGSMAGVEAGSDAGLLAMKVGSVRPVTGDPTSVGIAKVQALEAVLQPGTLAVARGLEENVCSESKMGSKVLEASPGHLALGERSERTTESVVTCVSMEPVRESEALAGMMHLKAAAEGEPKCAETVAEPLGDSKMKSSIISQSQVMTHTSTSQTEVVGEIQGSELVASSATVEVRGLDNLLKVEGVAEVKDVEARSKTSHLTQTKNLEMVVGSETGTLMQGLERTLASEVVRETRSEVASEDPNEAKARSKEAILEPVQTLETSSKPVREQIVGHLEAVLEALPGVEEKTMASEIVTEVRNLKGTLESNILTDVRAQGPTVEYIIATRRTSTKKNEPSSETEEAMEAKYLEPASEAREVRWLESMKESATVEVKGSETVKEPEVHMDIQSLETSQKSGNVVAMNVLEDASEAVPESLHTEKQEHLQVVLEAKPAAEWRTAVEAPEILSAAEIKSSEALPKPGDREDLETTLEHEVAAEAQYAERVQSQQMEDVRVPGQAQECEMLVEKKDAEQTQASEPLIAETVFSSSHAADEKDSARTPELEIIRDTKQLEAAPAHVAETEDLEIPSLSETVVELKDAEAAVGLEAETKDLEAAPVPQTITESVTVFVTEASQLEAIPQAEGVKEATPEEESEKRDSETSDVQPDVAARMKETLMRLEKVIEKSSHRSSDKKHDTKKQKRSRSKSQSRSRKRKKKSRSRSTSRRLTSKRARSRSRNYSDSRKKHSKSRSRSVEKRERRVSSRRSRRRRSRSSDHYRSKSRSAEKRLSSRRSRRRRSRSSDRYRSKSRSVEKRLSSGRSRRRRSRSSDRYRSKSRSVEKRLSSGRSRRRRSRSSDRYRSKSRSVEKRLSSRRSGRRRSRSSDRYRSKSRSVEKRLSSRRSGRRRSRSSDRYRSKSRSVEKRLSSRRSRRRRSRSSDRYRSKSQSVEKRGSRLSSWRSRRRRSRSSDRSKSRSRSSEKRGGKEYSWRFRHRASDSSDRSKSRSRSVEKRGRKASLRRSKRQRSKSSDHYKSRSRSVEKRDRKQSSRKSKRQRSKSSDRYKSRSKSVEKKKESSRKSKRRRSKSSERYKSRSRSVEKKRKESSKKSKRKRSKSSDSVKSRSKSIEKRESKLSSAKGSSRHVESSELQESTKCLEKVEVPEPSLASEGSSSKSSNGPTSVALSVERVNGPELPPASESEFSKTFDSLEKSSSSVEKTAGLQPSVMSEFDSSKTPDDQEMRSIPVEKTQVSELSVTSENGSAEKAVALESSSLAELTYSTSKSRSSSVEKRGDAETSLVTEFQLSTSHEDQSRSTPLKEIEGPEPLLTLESGCSVSSGDYKTISSSSGRMEVQGFSLMSEGVLSDLSDGHELRHIPVEKTELQKFLQVPESESSKLADSPESRSPSFETVEAQKSFLAPEVTCSTFPDVCESASLPIEKGQMQEPSLASDSGYFKSPDGHESGPSFAAQAEELPLMSEGGSFKSPDGNEQRSLSVEKVKAPAVSLTPVCGTVEISDDLISASSFEKMQEIALTTVGQSCTSSEVHESRSSVDKDLDGPTLSQVLEIDCSESSEMHESRYLPAGKIEDTGSILMSNSGIPVCHDGHKSEQSYFEKTEGAELSLAPELRCSVFPESYELTSTAAEKMEIQKPPLPRESGFSKSADACESVSTPTEELQAPVTSLTSESGHFLLPDSHEVRPIPTENVEVQKSSESQCIASPNGHELRSAYDDEIQVHEPPLILERRCSVSSDGHELTPTPFEKVEVEEPSQMSENEYTVGLDGPGLTSTPAEKTEMRELYRMSEERCSVSTESQELESPSVETIEVQEPALMSENEYAVSWEGQELRSSSPEKVEMQEAYVVPDNEYAVSSEDHELPSSLAEKTEVQECSLLSENEYAVTPEGQEMTASPAEKEVQEPPLTSDSEYTIFPEGQGLQSTLAEKTVVQEPSGLSDSQYAASPEGQELLSGLTEKTEVQECSLLSENEYDVSPEGHDLRSSPIEKEEMGEPSETSESESSISTDSQELQSTVVGKTEAQESSLMSEGECAMSPEGQELQSSPAEKVEPKEPSLTSENERALSPEECESRLTHAEKTEDMDYSLTSENDRLLTFESQEVKFTAVQKADVRELSPTPENEHAASPDGQELRFPTVAKGDGLEPWALNNRSSMSPDGSDVKSIPVEKIDDAVPSLMPESGCSMSPDGYSVKSGPGEETGDLEPSLISERRHSTSSYQEGHELKSPMEEEGLESSLTSEHRRSVSPEGHDQKSARDEEMDDLEPSLTSEQRRSTSPDEHESRSSTGEEAEYLEQPLTTERRCSESSDESRSTIGEEAEDAEPSLTAERRDSTSSDEHESRSTTGEDMEDGEPSLTAERRHSTSSDDRESRSTAGEEIEDLEPPLTAEHRRSVSPDGRESRSTTGEEAEDQELSFTAERRHSTSSDEHESRSTTGEDVEDVEPSLTAERRDSTSSDEHESRSTTGEEVEDLEPSLSTEHRRSTSPDGRESRSTTGEEADDVEPSLTAERRDSTSSDEHESRSTTGEEGEDVEPSLEDEDKPLERSEEQDSSFIPESERSESSEREKSRSKSVDKMSDRESSRRSVSRRSKSPTCQKSRSTSVEKAADEESSLRSRRRRSRSAARQKSRSTSVEKAADKESSWRSRHRRSRSTARQRSRSTSVEKAADKESLRRSRRRRSRSTARQRSQSKSVEKTADKESSRRSRSRRSRSSQRRSQRYDTESRSRRNRSRSVTRRRASRSKSNRRSRSSSLSRSRHRRRSRSRSASRRRRSLSRDRRKRSQRNRSRSTDRRRRRSDSRDRRISLRLRSRSRTPIRQRRSRSRGRRRSTSRSPIRLRRSRSSGRRRYSRSPDRRRSRSSERFSSRSPKRLTDLDKAQLLEIAKANAAAMCAKSGVPLPPSLMPLLSQKKDDKANQKSSRDTLKELTEKCKKIAQSTDDVIVNKPHVSDEEEEERPFYNHPFKLSEPKPIFFNLSTPSIKPAPPPQPKNQVSLSKEFPVSSGSQHRKKEADSVYGEWVPVEKGKEDSKDDVFPKPSIEGVDITTAMNDRALAQKRLNENTFDLEAMCMLNRAQEQIDAWAQSNSIPGQFTGSTGAQILSSDELTNSGPQAWIRKDQFLRAAPVTGGMGAQLMRKMGWREGEGLGKNKEGSVEPIMVDFKTDRKGLVAVGEKAQKRSGHYVVMKDLSGKHPVSALMEICNKRRWTPPEFVLVDDSGPDHRKHFIFKVRVNGNEYRPTFASLNKKHAKATAATAALQAMGLVPKESMVNTTMFRSASHR